From one Conyzicola nivalis genomic stretch:
- a CDS encoding DUF427 domain-containing protein yields MRRKISPVVPGPGQESVWDYPRPPRVEPTDERVVVTLGGVTIADTTDAVRVLETSHPPVYYLPRASFAAGSLEPAPGTSFCEFKGVAGYLTVRGGDAVAESAGWFYPEPSPGFEVLADRVAVYPGAMERCEVDGEQVQPQAGGFYGGWITGRVVGPFKGEPGTLDW; encoded by the coding sequence ATGCGCAGAAAGATCAGCCCCGTCGTGCCCGGTCCCGGCCAGGAGTCCGTGTGGGACTACCCCAGGCCGCCCAGGGTCGAACCGACCGACGAACGAGTGGTGGTCACCCTCGGCGGGGTGACGATCGCCGACACCACCGACGCGGTCCGGGTGCTGGAGACGAGTCATCCGCCCGTCTACTACCTGCCGCGCGCGTCCTTCGCGGCCGGGTCCCTCGAGCCCGCGCCCGGCACCAGCTTCTGCGAATTCAAGGGCGTTGCCGGCTACCTCACCGTGCGTGGCGGGGACGCCGTGGCCGAGAGCGCCGGCTGGTTCTACCCCGAACCGAGCCCCGGCTTCGAGGTGCTCGCCGACCGCGTCGCGGTCTACCCCGGCGCCATGGAACGCTGCGAGGTCGACGGAGAGCAGGTGCAGCCGCAGGCGGGCGGCTTCTACGGCGGCTGGATCACGGGCCGGGTCGTCGGTCCGTTCAAGGGCGAGCCGGGCACGCTCGACTGGTAG
- a CDS encoding metallophosphoesterase family protein yields the protein MPTRLLLLADTHVPKRARALSPAVWSAVDEADLVIHAGDWVDVALLDELQARATRLLGVWGNNDGAQLRARLPEVARETVEGIRIAVVHETGGSAGREARCDAAYPDTDLLVFGHSHIPWDTVTPNGLRLLNPGSPTDRRRQPVCTIMTAVADSGVLRDVKTVAVDR from the coding sequence ATGCCCACCCGGCTGCTGCTGCTCGCCGACACCCACGTGCCGAAACGCGCGCGGGCGCTCTCGCCCGCGGTGTGGTCGGCGGTCGACGAGGCCGACCTGGTGATCCACGCCGGCGACTGGGTCGACGTCGCACTCCTCGACGAACTGCAGGCCCGCGCAACGCGCCTCCTCGGCGTCTGGGGCAACAATGACGGCGCCCAGCTGCGCGCCCGCCTGCCGGAGGTCGCCCGCGAAACCGTGGAGGGCATCCGCATCGCCGTCGTGCACGAGACGGGAGGCTCTGCCGGGCGCGAGGCGCGCTGCGACGCCGCGTACCCCGACACCGACCTTCTGGTCTTCGGCCACAGCCACATCCCGTGGGACACGGTCACCCCGAACGGCCTGCGCCTGCTCAACCCCGGCTCGCCCACCGACCGCCGCCGCCAGCCGGTCTGCACGATCATGACCGCGGTCGCCGACTCCGGCGTGCTGCGCGACGTGAAGACGGTCGCCGTCGACCGCTAG
- a CDS encoding VOC family protein, translating into MPLTFRPGQPRWMDLLSRHPEKSVEFYRGLLGWETETAPAEFGGYVTFSKDGQNVSGLMPNPADSGVDDIWTVYLEVADARATGDAAEAEGGRVLELEQLADMGTWLVITDPGGARVGGWQNLTHSGFEVTTGPGAPVWAELHARDYARAVSFYRTVFGWETEVLSDTDEMRYTTLGSGADAVAGIWDADDLPEIEPPFWDVYLGVENANEAAVRVTELGGTMLERVQDSPYGRQAHAVDPTGAKFAILQVD; encoded by the coding sequence ATGCCGCTCACGTTCCGCCCGGGGCAGCCTCGCTGGATGGACCTGCTCAGCCGTCATCCCGAGAAGTCCGTCGAGTTCTACAGGGGGCTGCTCGGCTGGGAAACCGAGACGGCGCCGGCCGAGTTCGGCGGCTACGTCACCTTCTCGAAAGACGGACAGAACGTGAGCGGGCTTATGCCCAACCCGGCGGATTCGGGAGTCGACGACATCTGGACCGTGTACCTCGAGGTCGCCGACGCCCGCGCGACGGGCGACGCGGCCGAGGCCGAGGGCGGCCGGGTGCTCGAGCTCGAGCAGCTCGCCGACATGGGAACCTGGCTCGTGATCACCGATCCGGGCGGCGCTCGCGTCGGGGGCTGGCAGAACCTCACACACTCCGGGTTCGAGGTGACTACGGGACCGGGCGCTCCGGTCTGGGCAGAGCTGCACGCCCGCGACTACGCACGGGCCGTGTCGTTCTACAGGACCGTCTTCGGCTGGGAGACCGAGGTGCTGAGCGACACCGACGAAATGCGGTACACGACGCTCGGTTCTGGCGCGGACGCGGTCGCCGGCATCTGGGACGCCGACGACCTCCCCGAGATCGAACCGCCCTTCTGGGACGTGTACCTCGGCGTCGAGAACGCGAACGAGGCCGCCGTGCGGGTCACCGAGCTGGGCGGCACCATGCTCGAGAGGGTGCAGGACAGCCCTTACGGCCGGCAGGCCCACGCCGTCGACCCGACGGGCGCGAAGTTCGCGATCCTGCAGGTCGACTAG
- a CDS encoding FBP domain-containing protein, which produces MKPLSETDIRDSFVNATRGEIERIPLPGLHEVLWDSREYLGWRDPQARQRGYLVHWSGDTPVGIVLRASEVALSHGISAMCALCRTAQPSHQVTMFSAPRAGEAGRNGNTVGTYICDDLACSMIIRIAPAAQPMHPDPAEVISSRAEGLLGRVNAFTADIMRTA; this is translated from the coding sequence GTGAAGCCGCTCAGCGAAACCGACATCCGCGACAGCTTCGTCAACGCGACGCGGGGTGAGATCGAACGCATCCCCCTCCCCGGCCTGCACGAGGTGCTCTGGGACAGCCGCGAATACCTGGGCTGGCGCGACCCGCAGGCCCGGCAACGCGGCTACCTCGTGCACTGGTCGGGCGACACCCCGGTGGGCATCGTGCTCCGGGCGTCCGAGGTCGCCCTGAGCCACGGCATCTCGGCCATGTGCGCACTCTGCCGCACCGCGCAGCCTTCGCACCAGGTGACCATGTTCTCCGCCCCGCGCGCGGGCGAAGCGGGCCGCAACGGCAACACCGTGGGGACCTACATCTGCGACGACCTGGCCTGCTCGATGATCATCCGCATAGCGCCCGCGGCACAGCCGATGCATCCCGACCCGGCCGAGGTCATCTCCAGCCGCGCCGAGGGGCTCCTCGGGCGGGTGAACGCCTTCACGGCCGACATCATGCGCACGGCCTGA
- a CDS encoding PspC domain-containing protein, whose protein sequence is MSTLQRPKSGTMIGGVCAAIANRFGWSVTLVRLLTVASILIPGPQVIIYLILWAFIPKEI, encoded by the coding sequence ATGAGCACACTCCAGCGACCCAAGTCCGGCACCATGATCGGTGGCGTCTGCGCCGCCATCGCAAACCGTTTCGGCTGGTCGGTGACGCTCGTGCGCCTGCTGACCGTGGCATCCATTCTGATCCCCGGGCCGCAGGTGATCATCTACCTGATTCTCTGGGCCTTCATCCCCAAAGAGATCTAG
- a CDS encoding sensor histidine kinase yields MISTVDGGAAAMRAARSDPGGRSQTGAVLARAIRVLIVVTIVMNLVYLGALLLPGDPASVLINVWLALVATWLPVGVFWLVAVRTSFTRWEVILAAAGVTFNAAGDTFFSLAMDSSGNLPSPSLADLGYLLYYPLTMAALLVLVRRQSRRMTGSVLVDSTLAMLGAAAVLAVVLAPVFDDATIDSAPLDAAIAALYPLFDLLLIAIVVGISASPVLRIGPRWQFLLLGLLLFTGADIAYALLNHEDAYSSGTTLDAAWTAGVAFVALWVDGVDRVKPELPRATSDARLLPVPAMAVLAGLAVLLVATQTSVPTVALVLAAAAVALSVVPVMFRQSMLAHVLEGQEKVVARLTALDRSKSDMIGTVSHEMRTPLTSILGFLELVLDETGGPLPKPAKDMLVVVDRNAHRLHDLVGNMLVLTRLESGDTKLATAPVELGRILARATESLQPFALSRDVDLTTTCGDAAIVEGDEAHLERAFTNMMENAVKFTPAAGSVRVAVASGIASAGRSTVVVTVADTGMGIPESDIPQLFDRFFRAANAQNEAVPGTGLGLAITNDIVRSHGGDISVASVVGRGTTFTVTLPVRQGAGS; encoded by the coding sequence ATGATCAGCACGGTCGATGGGGGCGCAGCAGCGATGCGCGCCGCCCGGTCGGATCCCGGTGGGCGCTCGCAAACCGGCGCGGTTCTCGCCCGCGCGATCCGCGTGCTGATCGTCGTCACCATCGTGATGAACCTCGTGTACCTCGGCGCGCTGCTGTTGCCGGGCGATCCCGCGAGCGTGCTGATCAACGTCTGGCTGGCCCTGGTCGCCACGTGGCTGCCCGTCGGTGTCTTCTGGCTCGTCGCAGTGCGCACGTCGTTCACGCGATGGGAGGTGATTCTCGCGGCCGCCGGCGTGACGTTCAACGCCGCGGGCGACACGTTCTTCTCACTCGCGATGGATTCATCCGGCAACCTGCCCTCGCCCTCCCTCGCCGACCTCGGCTACCTGCTCTACTACCCGCTCACGATGGCCGCACTCCTCGTTCTCGTGAGACGCCAGTCACGAAGGATGACCGGCTCGGTACTAGTCGACAGCACTCTCGCGATGCTGGGCGCGGCCGCCGTGCTCGCGGTCGTGCTCGCGCCGGTCTTCGACGATGCGACGATCGACTCCGCACCGCTCGACGCCGCGATCGCCGCCCTGTACCCGCTCTTCGATCTGCTTCTCATCGCGATCGTGGTGGGGATCTCGGCGTCGCCGGTTTTGCGGATCGGTCCGCGTTGGCAGTTCCTGCTGCTGGGGCTGCTGCTCTTCACCGGCGCGGACATCGCCTATGCGCTGCTGAACCACGAGGACGCCTACTCGAGCGGCACCACACTCGACGCCGCGTGGACGGCCGGCGTGGCATTCGTCGCGCTGTGGGTCGACGGGGTCGACCGGGTGAAACCAGAGCTGCCGCGCGCGACGTCCGATGCACGACTGCTGCCCGTGCCCGCCATGGCCGTGCTCGCGGGGCTCGCCGTGTTGTTGGTCGCGACCCAGACCTCCGTGCCGACCGTCGCGCTCGTGTTGGCCGCCGCGGCCGTCGCGCTCTCCGTCGTTCCCGTCATGTTCCGGCAGTCGATGCTCGCCCACGTTCTCGAGGGGCAGGAGAAGGTGGTGGCGCGCCTGACAGCGCTCGACAGGTCGAAGAGCGACATGATCGGCACGGTGAGCCACGAGATGCGCACGCCGCTGACCTCGATCCTGGGCTTTCTCGAACTCGTTCTCGACGAGACGGGCGGACCGCTCCCCAAGCCGGCGAAAGACATGCTGGTCGTCGTCGACCGCAACGCCCATCGCCTCCACGACCTCGTGGGCAACATGCTTGTGCTGACGCGCCTGGAATCGGGCGACACGAAGCTTGCCACCGCGCCGGTGGAGCTCGGCCGGATACTGGCGCGGGCCACGGAATCGCTGCAGCCCTTCGCCCTATCCCGCGACGTGGACCTCACGACCACCTGCGGTGACGCGGCCATCGTCGAGGGCGACGAGGCCCATCTCGAGCGGGCTTTCACGAACATGATGGAGAACGCGGTGAAGTTCACCCCGGCCGCCGGATCGGTCCGGGTCGCGGTCGCCTCCGGAATCGCCTCCGCAGGCCGGTCCACCGTGGTCGTCACTGTCGCCGACACCGGCATGGGCATACCGGAAAGCGACATCCCGCAGCTCTTCGACCGCTTCTTCCGTGCGGCGAACGCCCAGAACGAGGCCGTACC
- a CDS encoding CarD family transcriptional regulator — translation MIFEVGETVVYPHHGAATITAVTTRTVKGEEKKYITLDMHGSDLVVELPVDNAELVGVRDVIDDAGVEAVYAVLRGEAEEEVSNWSRRFKANTEKMGSGDVYRVSEVVRDLWRRDQRAVLSAGEKRMLVKSRQIVVSELSLALGADEEAAIAALDDVLASSLPEPAAAE, via the coding sequence ATGATCTTCGAAGTCGGCGAAACCGTCGTTTATCCGCACCATGGCGCAGCGACCATCACCGCCGTCACGACTCGCACCGTGAAGGGCGAGGAGAAGAAGTACATCACGCTCGACATGCACGGCAGCGACCTGGTCGTCGAGCTGCCCGTCGACAACGCCGAGCTCGTCGGTGTGCGCGACGTCATCGACGACGCGGGCGTCGAGGCCGTCTACGCGGTCCTCCGCGGCGAGGCCGAGGAAGAGGTCAGCAACTGGTCGCGCCGGTTCAAGGCGAACACCGAGAAGATGGGAAGCGGCGACGTCTACAGGGTCAGCGAGGTCGTGCGCGACCTGTGGCGCCGGGACCAGCGCGCCGTGCTGTCGGCCGGCGAGAAGCGGATGCTCGTCAAGAGCCGTCAGATCGTGGTGTCCGAACTGAGCCTCGCGCTCGGAGCCGACGAAGAGGCCGCGATCGCCGCCCTCGACGACGTGCTGGCGTCGAGCCTCCCGGAGCCGGCCGCGGCCGAATGA
- a CDS encoding YciI family protein — protein MEFLLLIADAPDGEAGVDLDAEHWVDDLESRGAHLYGNRTRPGAEATIVKVRDGDVVTATGALHEGRDWVAGFDVIECDSLDDAVRIAAAHPMARAGQIQIRPVWPFDDE, from the coding sequence ATGGAGTTTCTGCTGCTCATCGCTGACGCGCCCGACGGAGAGGCCGGCGTCGATCTCGACGCCGAGCACTGGGTCGACGACCTGGAATCGCGCGGTGCCCACCTCTACGGCAACCGCACCCGGCCGGGTGCGGAGGCCACAATCGTGAAGGTGCGCGACGGCGATGTCGTCACCGCGACCGGCGCCCTTCACGAGGGACGAGACTGGGTCGCGGGCTTCGACGTCATCGAGTGCGACAGTCTCGACGATGCGGTGCGTATCGCGGCCGCGCACCCGATGGCCAGGGCCGGGCAGATTCAGATCCGCCCGGTCTGGCCCTTCGACGACGAGTAG
- the yidC gene encoding membrane protein insertase YidC, with protein MDIYSFAPIAVVLDAAYSVVTGLQHLISPVAGTASAALAIVLITLVLRLLLIPVGRSQVRAEFTRRRLAPRLQALQKKYKKNPEMLQKKTMELYTSEKASPLAGILPTLAQAPVLSIVYGLFILPTVNGHANELLTEQLFGVPLGTSLAHLLTTGAFGVDLLVFAGLLLVIAAVAFAQRRVALAFNKPADDAAPAMARMNSVLSWLPFITVLFAALVPLAATIYLTVTTTWTLVERQVLRRRLAPGVD; from the coding sequence GTGGACATCTATAGTTTCGCCCCCATCGCCGTCGTGCTCGACGCCGCCTACTCGGTCGTCACCGGCCTGCAACACCTGATTTCACCCGTTGCCGGCACCGCGAGCGCCGCCCTCGCGATCGTGCTCATCACGCTCGTCCTGCGCCTGCTGCTCATCCCGGTCGGCCGCTCGCAGGTGCGGGCGGAGTTCACCCGCCGCCGACTCGCTCCGCGGCTGCAGGCGCTGCAGAAGAAGTACAAGAAGAACCCGGAGATGCTGCAGAAGAAGACGATGGAGCTGTACACGAGCGAGAAGGCGAGCCCCCTCGCGGGCATCCTGCCCACCCTCGCTCAGGCCCCCGTGCTCTCGATCGTCTACGGGCTGTTCATCCTGCCCACCGTCAACGGGCACGCGAACGAGCTGCTCACCGAGCAGCTCTTCGGGGTGCCGCTCGGAACGTCGCTCGCGCACCTGCTGACGACGGGCGCGTTCGGCGTGGATCTGCTCGTCTTCGCGGGCCTCCTGCTCGTGATCGCGGCCGTCGCGTTCGCGCAGCGGAGGGTAGCCCTCGCCTTCAATAAGCCCGCGGATGACGCGGCTCCCGCCATGGCCCGCATGAACTCCGTGCTCAGTTGGCTGCCGTTCATCACGGTGTTGTTCGCGGCCCTCGTGCCGCTCGCCGCCACCATCTACCTCACCGTGACGACCACGTGGACCCTCGTCGAGCGGCAGGTGCTGCGCCGCCGCCTCGCGCCGGGGGTGGATTAA
- a CDS encoding VOC family protein: MDWKIELLSVPVSDIDRSKDFYVKLGFTADHDNRVDETMRFVQLTPPGSACSIVLDKNLGGNMEPGSLEGVQCVVADADAALQQLVDAGVEARGVEEYPWGRFVFFTDPDGNGWALQELPDYSAVQPS; the protein is encoded by the coding sequence ATGGACTGGAAAATCGAACTTCTCTCCGTACCCGTTTCAGACATCGACAGGTCGAAAGACTTCTACGTCAAGCTCGGTTTCACCGCCGACCATGACAACCGGGTCGACGAGACCATGCGGTTCGTCCAGCTCACTCCCCCGGGCTCGGCGTGCTCGATCGTTCTCGACAAGAACCTGGGCGGAAACATGGAGCCCGGTTCGCTCGAGGGCGTGCAGTGCGTCGTGGCCGACGCAGACGCCGCCCTGCAGCAGCTCGTCGATGCGGGTGTCGAGGCTCGCGGGGTCGAAGAGTATCCGTGGGGTCGGTTCGTGTTCTTCACCGATCCCGACGGCAACGGCTGGGCGTTGCAAGAACTGCCCGACTACTCGGCCGTGCAGCCGAGCTAG
- a CDS encoding alpha/beta hydrolase produces MTVPARKGIARRLRIGVVAVVVAVLLVAVGVLVWANIVMQGDRDRALEVWTNDAVEVTSTDHSVVIGPTGVASGTGLVFIPGAKVDPYAYLYKLSEIVERTGATVVITKPILNLAFFDQRPLDTFTADVPGVDRWFVGGHSLGGVRACMLADNPEVDGLILFGSYCANDLTGSGLDVLSIAGSRDGLSTPEKIADAAGRLPADADFVEIQGLNHAGFGDYGVQPGDNTATISTEVERDEISDALETLLGP; encoded by the coding sequence ATGACCGTCCCCGCCCGGAAGGGCATCGCCCGCCGCCTCCGCATCGGCGTCGTCGCCGTCGTCGTCGCGGTCCTGCTGGTCGCGGTCGGGGTGCTCGTCTGGGCGAACATCGTGATGCAGGGCGACAGGGACCGAGCCCTCGAGGTCTGGACGAACGACGCGGTCGAGGTCACGAGCACCGACCACTCGGTCGTCATCGGGCCGACGGGGGTCGCGTCCGGCACCGGCCTCGTCTTCATCCCCGGGGCGAAAGTCGATCCGTACGCGTACCTGTACAAGCTGTCGGAGATCGTGGAGCGTACCGGCGCGACCGTCGTGATCACCAAGCCGATCCTGAACCTCGCGTTCTTCGACCAGCGCCCGCTCGATACCTTCACCGCCGACGTACCCGGTGTCGACCGCTGGTTCGTGGGCGGACATTCCCTCGGCGGGGTGCGCGCCTGCATGCTCGCCGACAACCCCGAGGTCGACGGCCTCATCCTGTTCGGCAGCTATTGCGCGAACGATCTGACCGGGTCCGGGCTCGATGTGCTCAGCATCGCCGGCAGCCGGGACGGTCTGAGCACGCCCGAGAAGATCGCGGATGCCGCGGGCCGGTTACCGGCGGACGCCGACTTCGTCGAGATCCAGGGTCTCAATCACGCGGGTTTCGGCGACTACGGGGTGCAGCCCGGCGACAACACGGCGACCATCTCGACCGAAGTGGAGCGCGACGAGATCAGCGACGCGCTTGAGACGCTCCTCGGGCCATAG
- a CDS encoding VOC family protein, with product MFTPSGAFSGFSINDLEAAKKFYGETLGLKVTENDMGFLNLHLDSGATVLAYVKPDHEPASFTILNFEVDDVDAAVDDLNSRGVETNIYGKEIPADDRGVMKGNGPDIAWFRDPAGNVLSVLSAG from the coding sequence ATGTTCACACCCAGCGGAGCCTTCAGCGGCTTCTCCATCAACGACCTCGAGGCGGCCAAGAAGTTCTACGGCGAGACCCTCGGTCTCAAGGTCACCGAGAACGACATGGGCTTCCTCAACCTGCACCTCGACAGCGGCGCCACCGTGCTCGCCTACGTGAAGCCCGACCACGAACCCGCCTCGTTCACCATCCTCAACTTCGAGGTGGACGACGTCGACGCGGCGGTCGACGACCTCAACTCGCGCGGCGTCGAGACCAACATCTACGGCAAGGAAATCCCGGCCGACGACCGGGGGGTGATGAAGGGCAACGGCCCCGACATCGCCTGGTTCCGCGACCCGGCAGGCAACGTGCTCTCGGTGTTGTCGGCGGGGTAG
- a CDS encoding pyridoxamine 5'-phosphate oxidase family protein — translation MTDDTDLETIRTIIDAAKVAILTTTSDEGELHSRPLAVLSDKFEGSLWFFTADPSPKSRDIAINPEVNVAYADGKGYLSVAGTASIERNQTRIDQLWNPMVEAWFENGKDDPSVALLRVDARSAEYWSVDKPGVVRAFQIAKALVTKTPPDLGENRTVAL, via the coding sequence ATGACTGACGACACCGATCTCGAGACCATCCGCACGATCATCGACGCCGCGAAGGTGGCCATCCTCACCACGACGAGCGACGAGGGCGAGCTGCACAGCCGCCCGCTCGCCGTGCTCTCCGACAAATTCGAGGGCTCGCTCTGGTTCTTCACCGCGGACCCCAGCCCGAAGTCGCGCGACATCGCGATCAACCCCGAGGTGAACGTCGCCTACGCCGACGGCAAGGGCTACCTGTCGGTCGCGGGCACCGCCTCGATCGAGCGCAACCAGACCCGCATCGACCAGCTGTGGAACCCGATGGTCGAAGCGTGGTTCGAGAACGGCAAGGACGACCCCTCGGTCGCCCTGCTGCGCGTCGATGCGCGCAGCGCCGAGTACTGGTCGGTGGACAAGCCGGGGGTCGTGCGCGCCTTCCAGATCGCCAAGGCCCTCGTCACCAAGACCCCGCCCGACCTGGGCGAGAACCGCACCGTCGCTCTCTGA
- a CDS encoding SDR family oxidoreductase: MTISEKKASRIAIVGGTGKVAKHLITQLHARGDEAVAIFRNADRADEVAELGAVPVVLDIESASVDELAATFEGCDAVVFSAGAGGGNPARTRAVDFEGAVTAIDAATHARVSRFVIVSAIGVGAELPGEPGDSMRPYYEAKRDADLAVEASGLEYTIVRPGGLTDDAATGLVTIGDTVERGNIARADVAAVIVAALDNPGTIGHAWEVVAGDRPIADAITDAL, from the coding sequence ATGACTATTTCCGAAAAGAAGGCATCCCGCATCGCAATCGTCGGCGGCACCGGCAAGGTCGCGAAACACCTCATCACCCAGCTGCACGCCAGGGGCGACGAGGCCGTGGCGATCTTCCGCAACGCCGACCGCGCCGACGAAGTGGCCGAGCTCGGCGCCGTCCCCGTCGTGCTCGACATCGAATCGGCGAGTGTCGACGAGCTCGCAGCGACCTTCGAGGGCTGCGACGCCGTGGTGTTCTCCGCCGGCGCAGGCGGCGGCAACCCGGCCCGCACCCGCGCGGTGGACTTCGAGGGCGCCGTCACCGCAATCGACGCCGCGACCCACGCCCGCGTGTCGCGATTCGTGATCGTCTCGGCCATCGGCGTCGGCGCGGAGCTGCCCGGCGAGCCCGGCGACTCGATGCGCCCGTACTACGAGGCGAAGCGCGACGCCGATCTCGCCGTCGAAGCGTCGGGTCTCGAATACACGATCGTGCGCCCCGGTGGGTTGACGGATGACGCGGCCACCGGCCTCGTCACGATCGGTGACACCGTCGAACGCGGCAACATCGCCCGCGCCGACGTCGCGGCGGTCATCGTTGCGGCGCTCGACAACCCCGGCACCATCGGCCACGCGTGGGAGGTAGTCGCGGGCGACCGCCCGATCGCGGACGCCATCACGGACGCGCTCTAG